The Aquidulcibacter paucihalophilus genome has a window encoding:
- the rimM gene encoding ribosome maturation factor RimM (Essential for efficient processing of 16S rRNA) codes for MTTDSKLILVGQVAGGFGVKGEVRVTAYTAEPITLLSYGVLLRADGSTGLTLTGGRAEKSAVVGRAKEIATKEQADALRGLKLYIPRDKLPEPDEDEFYLTDLVGLEARDPEGVVLGTVKSVQNFGADDMLEIAPALGGPTWYLPFTRDAVPDLHITDGWLLAVKPTEIGEREPD; via the coding sequence ATGACGACCGACAGCAAACTCATCCTCGTCGGCCAGGTCGCCGGCGGGTTCGGGGTCAAGGGCGAGGTGCGGGTGACCGCTTACACCGCCGAGCCGATCACCCTGCTGTCCTATGGCGTCCTGCTGCGCGCCGACGGTTCGACCGGCCTGACGCTGACCGGTGGCCGGGCGGAGAAGTCCGCCGTCGTCGGCCGGGCGAAGGAGATCGCCACCAAGGAACAGGCCGACGCCCTGCGCGGGCTGAAGCTCTACATCCCCCGCGACAAGCTGCCGGAACCCGACGAGGACGAATTCTACCTGACCGATCTGGTCGGCCTGGAAGCGCGCGACCCGGAAGGCGTGGTCCTCGGGACCGTGAAGTCCGTGCAGAATTTCGGTGCCGACGACATGCTGGAGATCGCCCCGGCACTGGGCGGCCCGACCTGGTACCTGCCCTTCACCAGGGACGCCGTGCCCGACCTGCACATCACCGACGGCTGGCTGCTGGCGGTGAAACCGACCGAGATCGGCGAACGCGAGCCGGACTAG
- the rpsP gene encoding 30S ribosomal protein S16, giving the protein MLKIRLARGGAKKRPYYYIVVADSHAPRDGKFIERVGTYNPMLPRDGEQKRVNLKTDRIAEWLGKGAQPTDRVARFLSQDEALAGKVKWTQGNNPKKAEPGKKAQERAAERAQREADRAEAEAAAKIEAAEAAVRAKEEAAAAAEAAKNAPPAPEPEAAAEEAPAAEAEAVTEEAPAEAAAEEAPAAEATEEEKTEA; this is encoded by the coding sequence ATGCTGAAGATTCGTCTGGCCCGCGGCGGCGCCAAGAAGCGCCCCTACTATTACATCGTCGTTGCTGACAGCCACGCTCCGCGCGACGGCAAATTCATCGAGCGCGTCGGCACCTACAACCCGATGCTGCCGCGCGACGGCGAGCAGAAGCGCGTCAATCTGAAGACCGACCGGATCGCCGAATGGCTCGGCAAGGGCGCCCAGCCCACCGACCGCGTCGCGCGCTTCCTGAGCCAGGACGAAGCCCTGGCCGGCAAGGTCAAGTGGACCCAGGGCAACAACCCGAAGAAGGCCGAGCCAGGCAAGAAGGCCCAGGAACGCGCCGCCGAGCGCGCCCAGCGCGAAGCCGACCGCGCCGAGGCCGAAGCCGCCGCCAAGATCGAGGCCGCTGAAGCCGCTGTCCGCGCCAAGGAAGAAGCGGCTGCTGCCGCCGAAGCCGCCAAGAACGCGCCGCCGGCTCCCGAGCCCGAAGCCGCTGCTGAAGAAGCCCCGGCCGCTGAAGCTGAAGCCGTGACGGAAGAGGCCCCGGCCGAAGCCGCCGCCGAAGAAGCCCCGGCTGCTGAAGCGACCGAAGAAGAAAAGACCGAGGCCTAA
- the ffh gene encoding signal recognition particle protein — MFEALNERLTGVFDRITGRGALSEKDVSEAMREVRVALLEADVALPVVKDFIAFATERATGEDVIRSVKPADQVVKIVYDGLVEMLGGDEPTPINLNATPPAVILMAGLQGSGKTTTSAKLALRLTKFDRKKVMMASLDTRRPAAMEQLQTLGKQIEVAVLPIVAGESPIQITKRALQSAKLQGFDVLILDTAGRITLDEALMAEVAEVAAVSKPVETLLVADSLTGQDAVRTAKAFHDRLPLTGLVLTRADGDGRGGAMLSMRAVTGLPIKYIGAGEKVDALEVFDARRVAGRILGQGDIVALVEKASQELDQSKAEAMARKLAKGQFDLNDLAGQLQQMKRMGGLQGIMGMLPGVAKMKNQMAESGVDDRMIARQEAIISSMTKAERKKPDLLNASRKKRVAAGAGVEVQDINRLLKQHRQMADMVKSMSRGGGKGMKQMAAMMGGLGGGMGGGPDMARLKAMGGGRMPEPSADEMKALQDRLAGLGGGQLPGGLPGLPGFPPKK, encoded by the coding sequence ATGTTCGAGGCTCTGAACGAGCGGCTGACAGGCGTCTTCGACCGGATCACCGGGCGCGGTGCCCTGTCCGAAAAGGACGTCTCCGAGGCGATGCGCGAAGTCCGCGTGGCGCTGCTCGAGGCCGACGTCGCCCTGCCCGTCGTCAAGGACTTCATCGCCTTCGCCACCGAACGCGCCACGGGCGAGGACGTCATCCGCTCGGTCAAGCCGGCCGATCAGGTGGTCAAGATCGTCTATGACGGCCTGGTCGAGATGCTGGGCGGCGATGAGCCGACCCCGATCAATCTGAACGCCACCCCGCCCGCCGTGATCCTGATGGCCGGCCTGCAGGGCTCGGGCAAGACGACGACCTCGGCCAAGCTGGCGCTGCGCCTGACCAAGTTCGATCGCAAGAAGGTCATGATGGCCTCGCTGGACACGCGTCGTCCGGCGGCCATGGAGCAGCTGCAGACCCTCGGCAAACAGATCGAGGTCGCGGTCCTGCCGATCGTGGCCGGCGAGTCGCCGATCCAGATCACCAAGCGCGCGCTGCAGTCGGCGAAACTCCAGGGCTTCGACGTCCTGATCCTCGACACCGCCGGCCGGATCACGCTGGACGAGGCCCTGATGGCCGAGGTGGCCGAGGTCGCCGCCGTTTCGAAGCCGGTCGAGACCCTGCTGGTCGCCGACAGCCTGACCGGCCAGGACGCCGTCCGCACCGCCAAGGCCTTCCACGACCGCCTGCCCCTGACGGGCCTGGTCCTGACCCGCGCCGACGGCGACGGGCGCGGCGGGGCCATGCTGTCGATGCGCGCCGTCACCGGCCTGCCGATCAAATACATCGGCGCGGGCGAGAAGGTCGACGCGCTGGAAGTGTTCGACGCCCGCCGCGTCGCCGGCCGCATCCTCGGTCAGGGGGACATCGTCGCCCTGGTCGAGAAGGCGTCGCAGGAGCTGGACCAGTCCAAGGCCGAGGCCATGGCCCGCAAACTGGCCAAGGGCCAGTTCGACCTGAACGACCTCGCCGGCCAGCTGCAGCAGATGAAGCGGATGGGCGGTCTTCAGGGCATCATGGGCATGCTGCCCGGCGTGGCCAAGATGAAGAACCAGATGGCCGAGAGCGGCGTCGACGATCGGATGATCGCCCGCCAGGAAGCCATCATCTCCTCAATGACCAAGGCCGAGCGCAAGAAGCCCGACCTGCTCAACGCCAGCCGCAAGAAGCGCGTCGCCGCCGGCGCCGGCGTCGAGGTCCAGGACATCAACCGCCTGCTCAAACAGCACCGCCAGATGGCCGACATGGTCAAGTCCATGTCGCGCGGCGGCGGCAAGGGCATGAAGCAGATGGCCGCCATGATGGGCGGCCTCGGCGGCGGCATGGGCGGCGGCCCCGACATGGCCCGCCTCAAGGCGATGGGGGGCGGCCGCATGCCCGAGCCCAGCGCCGACGAAATGAAAGCCCTTCAGGACCGGCTCGCCGGCCTGGGCGGCGGACAACTTCCGGGGGGCCTTCCGGGCCTGCCGGGCTTCCCTCCCAAGAAATAA
- a CDS encoding UrcA family protein — MKIPASLVAALTVSLAAGAASAQEARVRWGDLDLASAAGADAFDARVSAAASRACRGVKRPGSRISDRAFCRTAFRNEAVRQLPGAVQVDYALSRVPVIL, encoded by the coding sequence ATGAAAATCCCCGCTTCTCTCGTCGCCGCCCTGACTGTCAGCCTCGCCGCCGGTGCCGCCTCCGCCCAGGAAGCGCGTGTCCGGTGGGGGGACCTCGACCTGGCCAGCGCCGCCGGCGCCGACGCCTTCGACGCCCGGGTTTCGGCCGCGGCCAGCCGGGCTTGCCGGGGTGTCAAACGCCCGGGCAGCCGTATCAGCGACCGCGCCTTCTGCCGCACAGCCTTCCGCAATGAGGCGGTCCGGCAGCTGCCGGGAGCCGTTCAGGTGGACTATGCGCTCAGCCGCGTGCCGGTCATTCTCTGA
- a CDS encoding enoyl-ACP reductase, producing the protein MPTGELMKGKKGLIMGVANSNSIAWGIASQLAAQGAELAFTYMGEGLERRVRPLAESVGAKLLIQADVTDDASMDLAFAELEKAFGTIDFVVHSVAFANKNELQGSFVDNTTRDSFLLAMNISVFSFVDVAKRASKLMPNGGSMVTMTYLGSERAIPNYNTMGVAKAGLEAATRYIARDLGPRGIRVNAISAGAMRTLSLAGISGGRGMIAQGRAMSAMKEDTSMEGVAGAALWLCSDLGFSTTGEVIHVDAGFHMMGMAADEEA; encoded by the coding sequence ATGCCCACCGGTGAACTCATGAAGGGCAAGAAGGGCCTGATCATGGGGGTCGCCAACAGCAACTCCATCGCCTGGGGCATCGCGTCCCAGCTGGCCGCCCAGGGCGCCGAACTGGCCTTCACCTATATGGGCGAGGGTCTGGAGCGCCGCGTGCGCCCGCTGGCCGAGAGCGTCGGCGCCAAGCTGCTGATCCAGGCCGACGTCACCGACGACGCCTCGATGGACCTGGCCTTTGCCGAGCTGGAAAAGGCCTTCGGCACGATCGATTTCGTCGTCCATTCGGTGGCCTTCGCCAACAAGAACGAGCTGCAGGGCTCCTTCGTCGACAACACCACCCGCGACAGCTTCCTGCTGGCCATGAATATCTCGGTGTTCAGCTTCGTCGACGTCGCCAAACGGGCGTCGAAACTGATGCCCAACGGCGGGTCGATGGTGACCATGACCTACCTCGGCTCGGAGCGGGCCATCCCCAACTACAACACCATGGGCGTGGCCAAGGCCGGTCTGGAAGCGGCGACCCGATACATCGCCCGCGACCTGGGCCCGCGCGGCATCCGCGTCAACGCCATCTCGGCCGGAGCCATGCGCACCCTGTCCCTGGCCGGCATCTCGGGCGGCCGCGGCATGATCGCCCAGGGCCGGGCCATGTCGGCGATGAAGGAAGACACCTCCATGGAAGGCGTCGCCGGCGCTGCCCTGTGGCTGTGTTCCGACCTCGGCTTCTCGACCACGGGCGAGGTCATCCACGTCGACGCCGGCTTCCACATGATGGGCATGGCGGCGGACGAGGAAGCCTAG